In Aeromicrobium sp. A1-2, the DNA window GACGGCCCCACCGTTCCGGACAACGCGACGGCGACCCAGCCGTACGGCCCCGGGTCGAAGGCCCCGCTGAAGAGCGGCAACGCTCCCAAGGGCTTCGCGATCAAGGGCAACGCCGACTCAGGGCTCTTCCACACCGAAGACAGCCAGTGGTACGAGCAGACCGTCGCCGAGGTGTGGTTCGACTCCGTCGAAGCCGCCACGGCTGCCGGGTTCAAGCCCGTTGGAGGAGACAAGTGAGCACGATCCACAAGGACCACCGCGACATCTTGATCGCGCCGGTCGTGAGCGAGAAGAGCTACGGCCTCCTCGACGACAACAAGTACACGTTCGTCGTGCACCCCGACGCGAACAAGACCGAGATCAAGATTGCCGTCGAGAAGATCTTCGGCGTCAAGGTGACCGCGGTCAACACGCTCAACCGCAAGGGCAAGACTCGCCGCACCAAGTCGGGGCTGGGCAAGCGCAAGGACACGAAGCGAGCAATCGTCAGTGTCGCCGCCGGCCAGAGCATCGACATCTTCTCGAGCCCGAGCGACTGAGGACTGAGGACATATGGCTATTCGTAAATACAAGCCGACAACGCCGGGCCGTCGTGGCTCCAGCGTTGCCGACTTCGCCGAGATCACCCGCACCACGTCGGAGAAGTCGCTGACCGAGCCGCTGCCCAAGAAGGGCGGCCGCAACAACCAGGGACGCATCACGACGCGTCACCAGGGTGGCGGACACAAGCGCGCCTACCGCATCATCGACTTCCGTCGCTACGACAAGGACGGCGTGCCGGCCAAGGTCGCTCACATCGAGTACGACCCCAACCGCACCGCTCGCATCGCGCTGCTGCACTACGCCGATGGCGAGAAGCGCTACATCATCGCTCCCGAGGGCCTGAAGCAGGGCATGAGTGTCGAGTCCGGTGTCGGCTCCGACATCAAGGTCGGCAACAACCTGCCGCTGCGCAACATCCCCGTCGGCACGCTGATCAACGGCATCGAGCTCCGCCCCGGCGGTGGCGCCAAGATGGGCCGTTCCGCAGGCACCAAGGTGCAGCTCGTCGCCAAGGAAGGCAACAAGGCGCAACTGCGTCTGCCGTCCGGCGAGATGCGCTACGTCGATGTCCGCTGCCGCGCCACGATCGGTGAGGTCGGCAACGCCGAGCAGTCCAACATCAACTGGGGGAAGGCCGGACGCAACCGCTGGAAGGGCAAGCGCCCGACCGTCCGCGGTGTCGCGATGAACCCGGTCGACCACCCGCACGGTGGTGGTGAGGGCAAGACGTCCGGTGGACGTCACCCCGTCTCCCCGTGGGGCAAGCCGGAAGGCCGCACGCGCAAGCGCAAGGCCAGCGACCAGATGATCGTCCGCCGCCGCAAGTCCGGCCGCTGAGAAGGGTTTGTAAACACATGCCACGCAGTTTGAAGAAGGGTCCGTTCGTTGACGGACACCTCGAGAAGAAGGTCGACGCGCAGAACACTGCGGAGACCCACACCGTGATCAAGACCTGGTCGCGTCGCTCGATGATCCTGCCGTCCTTCATCGGACACACGATCGCCGTGCACGACGGCCGCAAGCACGTTCCCGTGTTCATCACCGATTCGATGGTGGGTCACAAGCTGGGCGAGTTCGCCCCGACCCGCACGTTCCGTGGGCACGAGAAGGATGACCGGAAGGCGAAGAGGCGATGAGTGCAGCAACCCGTGAAAGCGTGAGCGCTCGGCGCGAGCGTCTGCTGGGTGACGAGCCCGGTGCGTTCGCCGTCGCGCGTTTCGTCCGTGTCACCGCACAGAAGTCACGACGCATCGCGGATCTGATCCGTGGGCAGTCCGTCGACAACGCGCTGGCGACGCTGCAGTTCGCGCCGCAGGCCGTTGCCGAGAACTTCTACAAGCTCGTCGACAGTGCCGCGTCCAACGCGGAGACCACTGAAGGCCTCGACCGCTCCTCGCTGATCATCACCGTGGTGCAGGTCGACGAGGGCCCGACGATGAAGCGTTGGCGCCCGCGCGCCAAGGGTGCGGCCAACCGCATCCTCAAGCGCAGCAGCCACCTGACCGTGGTCGTGCAGCCCGCCGAGGTCGTTCAGGCCCGGGTGGACGCGGCCAACATCAAGAACTCCAAGAAGAAGGGCGGGGCCCGATAGTGGGACAGAAAATCAACCCGCACGGGTTCCGACTGGGCATCTCGACGGATCACAAGAGCCGTTGGTACGCCGACAAGCTCTACAAGAGCTACGTCGGTGAAGACGTGCAGATCCGCAAGATGCTCACCAAGGGCATGGACCGCGCCGGCATCAGCCGGGTAGAGATCGAGCGCACGCGTGACCGCGTCCGTGTCGATATCCACACGGCCCGTCCTGGCATCGTCATCGGACGCCGTGGCGCCGAGGCCGACCGCATCCGCGGCGACCTTGAGAAGCTCACGGGCAAGCAGGTGCAGCTCAACATCCTCGAGGTCAAGAACCCCGAGATGGACGCGCAGCTGGTCGCCCAGGGCGTTGCTGAGCAGCTCTCCGGCCGTGTGCAGTTCCGTCGCGCGATGCGCAAGGCGATGCAGACGACGATGCGCAGCGGTGCCAAGGGCATCCGTATCCAGTGCTCGGGTCGCCTTGGCGGCGCCGAGATGTCCCGCTCGGAGTTCTACCGCGAGGGCCGCGTGCCCCTGCACACGCTCCGCGCCGACGTGGACTACGGCTTCTACGAGGCCAAGACGACTTTCGGTCGCATCGGCGTGAAGGTCTGGATCTACAAGGGCGAGGTTGCGGGCACCCGCGCCGAGCGCGAGGCCGAGGCGGCCAAGCGTGCGGCTGCTCCGGGCAGCAACCGACGTCCCGCGCGTGGCGGAGCCGCAGGTGGCGCTCGTCGCCCCGAGCGTCCTGCCCGTGAGGACGCCGCTCCCGCCGCCGAGGCACCTGCCACGGCGCCGGTCGTCGAGGCGCCTGCAGCAGCCGCTGCAGCGCCCGCCGCTGCAGCACCCGAAGGAGGGGAGAGCTGATGTTGATGCCCCGCAGGGTCAAGTACCGCAAGCAGCACCACCCCACGCGCCGCGGTGCGGCGAAGGGTGGCACCGAGCTGGCGTTCGGTGACTACGGCATTCAGTGCGTGACCGCCGCCTACGTGACCAACCGTCAGATCGAGTCCGCTCGTATCGCCATGACGCGTCACATGAAGCGTGGCGGCAAGGTCTGGATCAACATCTACCCGGACCGCCCGCTCACCAAGAAGCCTGCCGAGACCCGCATGGGTTCCGGTAAGGGTTCGCCCGAGTGGTGGGTCGCCAACGTCAAGCCCGGCCGCGTGATGTTCGAGCTGTCCGGTGTCGACGAGAAGACCGCCCGCGAGGCCACGCGCCTCGCGATCCACAAACTGCCCATGAAGGCACGATTCATCTCCCGAGAGACAGGTGAGCTGTGATGGCGCAGCACACAACCGCAGCAGAGCTGCGTAGCGTCGCCGCCGATGACCTGGCGTCGAAGCTGGCGGAGGCCAAGGAAGAGCTGTTCAACCTGCGCTTCCAGAACGCCACCGGTCAGCTCGACAACACCGCCCGGCTCCGGGCAGTGCGCAAGGACATCGCCCGTATCTACACCGTCATGCGCGAGCGCGAGCTCGGCATCGTCGAGGAGGTCCAGGCATGACCGACAAGAACACTAAGGACGAGGCAGTGACTGACCGCAGCGCGCGCAAGACCCGTGAGGGTCTTGTCGTCAGCGACAAGATGGACAAGACCGTCGTGGTCAACGTCGAGGATCGCGTCAAGCACGCGCTCTACGGCAAGGTCCTGCGTCGCAACATCAAGCTCAAGGCTCACGACGAGGCGAATGACGCCGGCATCGGTGACCGTGTCCTGATCATGGAGACACGTCCACTGTCCGCCACCAAGCGTTGGCGCGTCATCGAGATCCTCGAGAAGGCCAAGTAGGAGACGACGGATGATTCAACAGGAGTCGCGACTCAAGGTCGCCGACAACACCGGTGCGAAGGAGATCCTTTGCATCCGAGTGCTCGGTGGCTCCGGTCGGCGCTATGCCGGCATTGGTGACACCATCGTCGCCACCGTCAAGGACGCCATCCCCGGCGGAAACGTCAAGAAGGGTGATGTCGTCAAGGCTGTCATCGTGCGCACCGTCAAGGAGCGCCGTCGGCCTGATGGCTCGTACATCAAGTTCGACGAGAACGCAGCCGTCATTCTCAAGGCGGACGGAGACCCGCGCGGAACGCGCATCTTCGGACCCGTCGGCCGTGAACTTCGCGACAAGAAGTTCATGCGCATCATTTCGCTCGCACCGGAGGTGCTCTGAGATGGCCCGCAAAGGCACCATCAGCATTCGCAAGGGTGACCAGGTCAAGGTCATCGCTGGCAAGGACAAGGGTGTGACCGGTTCGGTCATCGAGGTCCTCGCCGAGCGCAACCGCGTCATCGTCGAAGGCGTCAACCGCGTCAAGCGCCACACCAAGGCCGACCAGGCCGGTGGCGCGAACTGGGGTGGCATCATCACCAGCGAGGCGCCGATCCACATCTCGAACGTCATGCTGCTGGCCGACAAGACGCCCACGCGTGTCGGCTACCGCCGTGACGAGGTCACCAAGAGCCGTCCCGATGGCTCGACCTACACGGCACAGCGCAGCGTGCGCATCGCCAAGAAGACCGGAAAGGAGATCTGAGCATGAGTGAAACTACGGCGGCCCCCCGCCTCAAGGCGCGGTACCGCGAGGAGATCCTCCCGGCCCTTCGCGAGCAGTTCGACTACTCGAACGTCATGCAG includes these proteins:
- the rpmC gene encoding 50S ribosomal protein L29, producing MAQHTTAAELRSVAADDLASKLAEAKEELFNLRFQNATGQLDNTARLRAVRKDIARIYTVMRERELGIVEEVQA
- the rplN gene encoding 50S ribosomal protein L14, which gives rise to MIQQESRLKVADNTGAKEILCIRVLGGSGRRYAGIGDTIVATVKDAIPGGNVKKGDVVKAVIVRTVKERRRPDGSYIKFDENAAVILKADGDPRGTRIFGPVGRELRDKKFMRIISLAPEVL
- the rpsQ gene encoding 30S ribosomal protein S17 translates to MTDKNTKDEAVTDRSARKTREGLVVSDKMDKTVVVNVEDRVKHALYGKVLRRNIKLKAHDEANDAGIGDRVLIMETRPLSATKRWRVIEILEKAK
- the rpsC gene encoding 30S ribosomal protein S3, whose amino-acid sequence is MGQKINPHGFRLGISTDHKSRWYADKLYKSYVGEDVQIRKMLTKGMDRAGISRVEIERTRDRVRVDIHTARPGIVIGRRGAEADRIRGDLEKLTGKQVQLNILEVKNPEMDAQLVAQGVAEQLSGRVQFRRAMRKAMQTTMRSGAKGIRIQCSGRLGGAEMSRSEFYREGRVPLHTLRADVDYGFYEAKTTFGRIGVKVWIYKGEVAGTRAEREAEAAKRAAAPGSNRRPARGGAAGGARRPERPAREDAAPAAEAPATAPVVEAPAAAAAAPAAAAPEGGES
- the rplP gene encoding 50S ribosomal protein L16, whose translation is MLMPRRVKYRKQHHPTRRGAAKGGTELAFGDYGIQCVTAAYVTNRQIESARIAMTRHMKRGGKVWINIYPDRPLTKKPAETRMGSGKGSPEWWVANVKPGRVMFELSGVDEKTAREATRLAIHKLPMKARFISRETGEL
- the rplV gene encoding 50S ribosomal protein L22 — encoded protein: MSAATRESVSARRERLLGDEPGAFAVARFVRVTAQKSRRIADLIRGQSVDNALATLQFAPQAVAENFYKLVDSAASNAETTEGLDRSSLIITVVQVDEGPTMKRWRPRAKGAANRILKRSSHLTVVVQPAEVVQARVDAANIKNSKKKGGAR
- the rpsS gene encoding 30S ribosomal protein S19, whose translation is MPRSLKKGPFVDGHLEKKVDAQNTAETHTVIKTWSRRSMILPSFIGHTIAVHDGRKHVPVFITDSMVGHKLGEFAPTRTFRGHEKDDRKAKRR
- the rplX gene encoding 50S ribosomal protein L24 → MARKGTISIRKGDQVKVIAGKDKGVTGSVIEVLAERNRVIVEGVNRVKRHTKADQAGGANWGGIITSEAPIHISNVMLLADKTPTRVGYRRDEVTKSRPDGSTYTAQRSVRIAKKTGKEI
- the rplB gene encoding 50S ribosomal protein L2, with amino-acid sequence MAIRKYKPTTPGRRGSSVADFAEITRTTSEKSLTEPLPKKGGRNNQGRITTRHQGGGHKRAYRIIDFRRYDKDGVPAKVAHIEYDPNRTARIALLHYADGEKRYIIAPEGLKQGMSVESGVGSDIKVGNNLPLRNIPVGTLINGIELRPGGGAKMGRSAGTKVQLVAKEGNKAQLRLPSGEMRYVDVRCRATIGEVGNAEQSNINWGKAGRNRWKGKRPTVRGVAMNPVDHPHGGGEGKTSGGRHPVSPWGKPEGRTRKRKASDQMIVRRRKSGR
- the rplW gene encoding 50S ribosomal protein L23, with the protein product MSTIHKDHRDILIAPVVSEKSYGLLDDNKYTFVVHPDANKTEIKIAVEKIFGVKVTAVNTLNRKGKTRRTKSGLGKRKDTKRAIVSVAAGQSIDIFSSPSD